One Polypterus senegalus isolate Bchr_013 chromosome 10, ASM1683550v1, whole genome shotgun sequence DNA segment encodes these proteins:
- the LOC120536579 gene encoding phosphatidylinositol transfer protein beta isoform-like isoform X2, producing MVLIKEYRVLLPFSVEEYQVGQLYSVAEASKNNTGGGEGIEVLRNEPYEKDGEKGQYTHKIYHLHSKVPGFLKMFAPEGALVFHEKAWNAYPYCRTIVTNEYMKEDFFIKIETWHKPDMGSQENVHGLPPDAWNEVEVLQINIGDRTQVSDEDYKADEDPSKFRSEKTGRGPLGPDWRNELPSRNDWPHMTAYKLVTVHFRWWGLQGRVEKFIHKQEKRLFTNFHRQLFCWMDQWVDLTMDDIRRMEDETQKELDQMRNQGSVCGMSAGDE from the exons ATGGTGCTCATTAAAGAATA TCGAGTGCTGCTGCCTTTTTCCGTCGAAGAG TACCAGGTGGGTCAACTCTACTCAGTCGCAGAAGCCAGCAAGAATAACACAGGAGGTGGAGAAGGCATTGAGGTACTCCGAAATGAACCTTATGAAAAGGATGGAGAGAAGGGACAGTACACCCACAAAATCTACCATTTGCACAG TAAGGTTCCAGGCTTTCTGAAGATGTTTGCCCCTGAAGGAGCGCTTGTGTTCCATGAGAAGGCCTGGAATGCCTATCCATACTGTCGCACAA TTGTAACG AATGAGTACATGAAAGAAGACTTCTTCATCAAAATTGAAACCTGGCACAAGCCTGACATGGGCTCTCAAGAAAAT GTTCATGGACTGCCACCTGATGCCTGGAACGAGGTAGAGGTCTTGCAGATCAACATTGGTGACCGGACACAAGTGTCTGATGAG GATTATAAAGCTGATGAGGACCCTTCCAAGTTTCGTTCTGAGAAAACTGGGCGTGGTCCACTAGGACCAGACTGGCGG AATGAGTTACCCTCTCGGAATGACTGGCCACATATGACTGCCTACAAGTTAGTTACTGTGCACTTTCGCTGGTGGGGATTGCAGGGCCGGGTTGAGAAGTTCATTCACAAG CAAGAGAAACGACTTTTCACTAACTTCCACCGGCAGCTGTTTTGCTGGATGGACCAGTGGGTGGATCTCACCATGGATGACATCCGTCGGATGGAAGATGAGACTCAAAAAGAATTGGATCAG ATGAGAAACCAGGGGTCTGTGTGCGGCATGTCTGCCGGAGATGAATAG
- the LOC120536579 gene encoding phosphatidylinositol transfer protein beta isoform-like isoform X1: protein MHAQAPSSYSFSRVLLPFSVEEYQVGQLYSVAEASKNNTGGGEGIEVLRNEPYEKDGEKGQYTHKIYHLHSKVPGFLKMFAPEGALVFHEKAWNAYPYCRTIVTNEYMKEDFFIKIETWHKPDMGSQENVHGLPPDAWNEVEVLQINIGDRTQVSDEDYKADEDPSKFRSEKTGRGPLGPDWRNELPSRNDWPHMTAYKLVTVHFRWWGLQGRVEKFIHKQEKRLFTNFHRQLFCWMDQWVDLTMDDIRRMEDETQKELDQMRNQGSVCGMSAGDE, encoded by the exons ATGCATGCACAAGCACCCTCGTCCTACTCCTTTAG TCGAGTGCTGCTGCCTTTTTCCGTCGAAGAG TACCAGGTGGGTCAACTCTACTCAGTCGCAGAAGCCAGCAAGAATAACACAGGAGGTGGAGAAGGCATTGAGGTACTCCGAAATGAACCTTATGAAAAGGATGGAGAGAAGGGACAGTACACCCACAAAATCTACCATTTGCACAG TAAGGTTCCAGGCTTTCTGAAGATGTTTGCCCCTGAAGGAGCGCTTGTGTTCCATGAGAAGGCCTGGAATGCCTATCCATACTGTCGCACAA TTGTAACG AATGAGTACATGAAAGAAGACTTCTTCATCAAAATTGAAACCTGGCACAAGCCTGACATGGGCTCTCAAGAAAAT GTTCATGGACTGCCACCTGATGCCTGGAACGAGGTAGAGGTCTTGCAGATCAACATTGGTGACCGGACACAAGTGTCTGATGAG GATTATAAAGCTGATGAGGACCCTTCCAAGTTTCGTTCTGAGAAAACTGGGCGTGGTCCACTAGGACCAGACTGGCGG AATGAGTTACCCTCTCGGAATGACTGGCCACATATGACTGCCTACAAGTTAGTTACTGTGCACTTTCGCTGGTGGGGATTGCAGGGCCGGGTTGAGAAGTTCATTCACAAG CAAGAGAAACGACTTTTCACTAACTTCCACCGGCAGCTGTTTTGCTGGATGGACCAGTGGGTGGATCTCACCATGGATGACATCCGTCGGATGGAAGATGAGACTCAAAAAGAATTGGATCAG ATGAGAAACCAGGGGTCTGTGTGCGGCATGTCTGCCGGAGATGAATAG